The Metamycoplasma gateae genome window below encodes:
- the tig gene encoding trigger factor, with translation MSRKYNKENTELIIDYVLEGDDWNKAVEKAKKSLAQQVTVPGFRKGKAPLFEALKRIDPVKIYDKTVNDNFESVYKNHIITQLNDDDKIIENYRPSFDVKELTLEKAVFEFVFPLFPEVKLGNYKKISSKLNSLELSKEELETSKNKLLENYVVMLDSEEPIKLNDHVNFDFTGFINGEKFDGGEAEKFDLVIGSKQFIPGFEEQMIGLKKGETKDLNLKFPETYHAKDLAGKDVVFRVTINSIKTSNYPEINEQFLQEVKVNPLVNDLASFDEYIKINALKEKLHLNSSSFVDQSINEVINGTTIKMSEIIVNEEAEKYYRGFVNQLKQKGISEKDYIEFTNTSKDEIIKLYKEEAKKNLIKSFVFGKIVDEEKLHVSNEEYEARINELSSLYGIKPEQVKTFVPFKQFEQGKLSINIFERLAELNDPKSFELYKQADKEVKEYNDRVEKLLVEKAKAKSVEKK, from the coding sequence ATGTCAAGAAAATATAACAAAGAAAACACAGAGTTAATAATTGACTATGTTTTAGAAGGTGATGATTGAAACAAAGCTGTTGAAAAAGCAAAAAAATCATTAGCACAACAAGTAACAGTACCAGGATTTAGAAAAGGTAAAGCACCACTTTTTGAAGCTTTAAAACGTATAGATCCAGTTAAAATTTATGACAAGACAGTAAATGATAATTTTGAATCAGTTTATAAAAACCATATTATTACTCAATTAAATGATGATGATAAGATTATTGAAAACTACAGACCATCATTTGATGTTAAAGAACTAACATTAGAAAAAGCAGTATTTGAATTTGTATTTCCTCTTTTTCCGGAAGTAAAATTAGGTAATTACAAAAAAATATCAAGTAAATTAAATTCTTTAGAATTAAGTAAAGAAGAATTAGAAACATCTAAAAATAAACTACTAGAAAATTATGTTGTTATGTTAGATTCTGAAGAGCCAATCAAATTAAATGACCATGTTAACTTTGACTTTACTGGCTTTATTAATGGTGAAAAATTTGATGGAGGAGAAGCTGAAAAATTTGATCTAGTTATTGGTTCAAAACAATTTATTCCTGGTTTTGAAGAACAAATGATCGGTCTTAAAAAAGGCGAAACAAAAGATCTAAATCTAAAATTCCCTGAAACATATCACGCTAAAGATTTAGCAGGAAAAGACGTTGTGTTTAGAGTTACAATTAACTCAATCAAAACATCAAATTATCCTGAAATTAATGAACAATTCTTACAAGAAGTAAAAGTTAATCCATTAGTTAATGATTTAGCATCATTTGATGAATATATAAAAATTAATGCTTTAAAAGAAAAATTACATTTAAATAGTTCATCTTTTGTTGATCAATCAATAAATGAAGTTATTAACGGTACAACAATTAAAATGTCTGAAATAATTGTTAATGAAGAAGCTGAAAAATACTACAGAGGATTTGTTAACCAACTAAAACAAAAAGGTATTAGCGAAAAAGATTATATTGAATTTACAAATACATCAAAAGATGAAATTATAAAACTATATAAAGAAGAAGCTAAAAAGAATTTAATTAAATCATTTGTTTTTGGAAAAATAGTTGACGAAGAAAAACTACATGTTTCAAATGAAGAATACGAAGCAAGAATTAATGAGTTATCTTCATTATATGGTATAAAACCAGAACAAGTAAAAACATTTGTACCATTCAAACAATTCGAACAAGGCAAACTATCAATTAATATTTTTGAAAGATTAGCTGAATTAAATGATCCAAAATCATTTGAACTTTACAAACAAGCTGATAAAGAAGTAAAAGAATATAACGATAGAGTTGAAAAACTACTAGTAGAAAAAGCTAAAGCAAAATCAGTAGAAAAAAAATAA
- the eno gene encoding phosphopyruvate hydratase: MSKIKKIYAYEVLDSRGNPTVKVEVTTKKAFAEALVPSGASTGSKEALELRDKNTKYESNWFGGKGVQTACDNINNEISRILVGIDVKKQELIDNLMIDADGTETKSRFGANAILAVSLACAKVAAIETKQPLYQYLASLKKLDNNLFSLPVPMLNVINGGEHASNTIDFQEFMIMPLGAKTFKESLQMANKVFHTLAKLLKKAGHGTQVGDEGGFAPNLHTHEEALDFLVNAIKEAGYNPSTKGENAVAICLDAACSELFNEETKTYIFKKFKKAVLEKRQGFEKYAKAKFEFTSEELTNYFGKLIDKYPIISIEDSHHENDWNGFIQMKKEYGKKVQLVGDDLIVTNPKYIQMAIDKKAINASLIKINQIGSLTETIKAIQMSQAANFVPVISHRSGETEDTFIADLAVAFSTNEIKTGSMSRTDRIAKYNRLIKIEDELKERGIYLGEKAFSNLK, encoded by the coding sequence ATGTCTAAAATTAAAAAAATATATGCTTATGAAGTGTTAGATAGTAGAGGAAATCCAACAGTTAAAGTAGAAGTTACAACAAAAAAAGCTTTTGCTGAAGCATTAGTACCTTCAGGAGCATCAACAGGATCTAAAGAAGCTTTAGAATTAAGAGATAAAAATACAAAATATGAGAGCAATTGATTCGGGGGAAAGGGTGTTCAAACAGCCTGTGATAATATAAATAATGAGATTTCAAGAATTCTTGTGGGGATTGATGTTAAAAAACAAGAACTAATTGATAATTTAATGATTGATGCAGATGGTACTGAAACTAAATCAAGATTTGGTGCAAACGCAATATTGGCCGTATCTTTAGCCTGTGCTAAAGTCGCTGCAATCGAAACAAAACAGCCATTGTATCAATACTTAGCATCACTTAAAAAACTTGATAATAATTTATTTAGTTTACCAGTTCCCATGTTAAATGTTATTAATGGTGGAGAACACGCTTCAAATACAATAGATTTTCAAGAATTTATGATTATGCCTCTTGGAGCTAAAACCTTTAAAGAATCATTACAAATGGCTAACAAGGTATTCCATACACTTGCTAAATTATTAAAGAAAGCTGGACACGGAACACAAGTAGGCGATGAAGGTGGATTTGCACCTAATTTACACACTCACGAAGAAGCATTAGATTTCTTAGTTAATGCAATTAAAGAGGCCGGATATAATCCATCAACAAAAGGTGAAAATGCTGTTGCAATTTGTTTAGATGCTGCTTGTTCAGAATTATTTAATGAAGAAACAAAAACATATATTTTCAAAAAATTTAAGAAAGCAGTTCTTGAAAAAAGACAAGGATTTGAAAAATATGCAAAAGCTAAATTTGAATTTACTTCAGAAGAATTAACAAATTACTTTGGAAAATTAATAGATAAATATCCTATTATATCAATCGAAGATTCACACCATGAAAACGATTGAAACGGTTTTATCCAAATGAAAAAAGAGTACGGTAAAAAGGTTCAATTAGTAGGTGATGATTTAATTGTTACAAACCCAAAATATATTCAAATGGCTATTGATAAAAAAGCAATTAATGCATCATTAATAAAAATTAACCAAATTGGATCATTAACAGAAACAATTAAAGCTATTCAAATGTCTCAAGCTGCAAACTTCGTTCCTGTTATATCACACCGTTCAGGTGAAACAGAAGATACTTTTATAGCCGATTTGGCTGTTGCATTTAGTACAAACGAAATTAAAACAGGTTCAATGTCAAGAACTGATAGAATTGCTAAATATAATAGATTAATAAAAATAGAAGATGAATTAAAAGAAAGAGGAATTTATTTAGGTGAGAAAGCCTTTTCTAACTTAAAATAA